A region from the Vibrio sp. SS-MA-C1-2 genome encodes:
- a CDS encoding riboflavin synthase subunit alpha, protein MFTGIVQDKVMIIKIAKREQFQTHTLEFPNSLLEGLAIGASVAHNGCCLTVTAIQQNQVTFDLMQETLRVTNLGLLQNGDSVNIERAAKFGDEIGGHSMSGHINAIASISERIETPNNCTLWFELPESLSKYVLTKGYIGIDGCSLTIGEVRDNQFCVHLIPETLQRTLFGERKVGDKVNIEVDPTTQAIVDTVERVLASKQV, encoded by the coding sequence ATGTTTACAGGCATTGTGCAAGATAAAGTAATGATCATTAAAATAGCAAAGAGAGAACAGTTTCAAACCCATACTCTTGAGTTTCCAAATTCTCTTCTAGAAGGATTAGCAATTGGCGCCTCAGTTGCACACAATGGTTGTTGCTTAACCGTGACAGCAATACAACAAAATCAAGTGACGTTTGACTTAATGCAAGAGACGCTGCGAGTGACGAATCTTGGGTTACTACAAAATGGGGATAGCGTTAATATTGAAAGGGCAGCGAAATTTGGTGATGAGATCGGTGGGCATAGTATGTCTGGACATATCAATGCTATTGCATCTATTTCTGAGCGAATAGAGACTCCAAATAATTGCACGCTCTGGTTTGAGCTTCCTGAATCATTAAGCAAATATGTTTTAACCAAAGGTTACATAGGTATTGATGGGTGTTCTTTAACGATTGGTGAAGTGCGTGATAATCAGTTCTGTGTTCATTTAATTCCTGAGACCTTGCAAAGAACTTTATTCGGCGAACGAAAAGTGGGGGATAAAGTCAACATTGAAGTCGATCCTACGACACAAGCCATTGTTGATACCGTGGAACGAGTATTGGCATCGAAACAGGTTTAA